The following proteins are encoded in a genomic region of Lutra lutra chromosome 16, mLutLut1.2, whole genome shotgun sequence:
- the PAFAH1B1 gene encoding LOW QUALITY PROTEIN: platelet-activating factor acetylhydrolase IB subunit beta (The sequence of the model RefSeq protein was modified relative to this genomic sequence to represent the inferred CDS: inserted 2 bases in 2 codons; deleted 1 base in 1 codon), whose amino-acid sequence MVLSQRQRDELNRAIADYLRSNGYEEAYSVFKKEAELDMNEELDKKYAGLLEKKWTSVIRLQKKVMELESKLNEAKEEFTSGGPLGQKRDPKEWIPRPPEKYALSGHRSPVTRVIFHPVFSVMVSASEDATIKVWDYETGDFERTLKGHTDSVQDISFDHSGKLLASCSADMTIKLWDFXGFECIRTMHGHDHNVSSVAIMPNGDHIVSASRDKTIKMWEVQTGYCVKTFTGHREWVRMVRPNQDGTLIASCSNDQTVRVWVVATKECKAELREHEHVVECISWAPESSYSSISEATGSETKKSGKPGPFLLSGSRDKTIKMWDVSTGMCLMTLVGHDNWVRGVLFHSGGKFILSCADDXTLRVWDYKNKRCMKTLNAHEHFGTSLDFHKTAPYVVTGSVDQTVKVWECR is encoded by the exons aaatcGAGCTATAGCAGATTATCTTCGTTCAAATGGCTACGAAGAGgcatattcagtttttaaaaaggaagctgAATTAGATATG aatgaAGAATTAGATAAGAAATATGCTggtcttttggaa aaaaaatggacatccGTTATTAGATTACAAAAGAAG GTTATGGAATTAGAATCAAAACTAAATGAAGCAAAAGAAGAATTTACGTCGGGTGGACCCCTTGGTCAGAAACGAGACCCAAAAGAATGGATTCCCCGTCCACCAGAAAAGTACGCATTGAGTGGTCATAGGAGTCCAGTCACTCGAGTAATTTTCCATCCTGTGTTCAGTGTTATGGTCTCTGCTTCAGAGGATGCTACAATTAag GTGTGGGATTATGAGACTGGAGATTTTGAGCGAACTCTTAAGGGACATACAGACTCTGTACAGGATATTTCATTTGACCACAGTGGCAAGCTTCTGGCTTCCTGTTCTGCAGATATGACCATTAAACTATGGGATT CAGGCTTTGAATGCATCAGAACCATGCACG GCCATGACCACAATGTTTCTTCAGTAGCCATCATGCCCAATGGAGATCATATAGTGTCTGCCTcaagagataaaactataaaaatgtggGAAGTGCAAACTGG CTACTGTGTGAAGACATTCACGGGACACAGAGAATGGGTACGTATGGTGCGGCCAAATCAGGACGGCACTCTGATAGCCAGCTGTTCCAATGATCAGACAGTGCGCGTATGGGTCGTAGCAACAAAGGAATGCAAGGCTGAGCTTCGAGAACATGAGCATGTGGTAGAATGTATTTCCTGGGCTCCAGAAAGCTCATACTCTTCCATCTCTGAAGCAACAGGATCTGAG ACTAAAAAAAGTGGCAAGCCTGGGCCATTCTTACTGTCTGGATCCAGAGACAAGACTATTAAGATGTGGGACGTCAGTACTGGCATGTGCCTTATGACCCTA gtgggTCATGATAACTGGGTACGTGGAGTTCTGTTCCATTCTGGGGGGAAGTTTATTTTGAGTTGTGCTGATG AGACCCTACGTGTGTGGGATTACAAGAACAAGCGATGCATGAAGACCCTCAATGCGCATGAACACTTTGGTACCTCCTTG G atttccaTAAGACGGCACCATACGTGGTTACTGGCAGTGTAGATCAAACAGTAAAGGTGTGGGAGTGCCGTTGA